ctgggTCTCTGCTCGTGGTACCACAAGCGCATGCTCGAGCGCAAGCGCCGGACTAAGACATACCAGGCTGTCCCgggggaggatgacgaggacgtggagctcggcgagggacACGAGACGGGGGTGATCGAGTCGAGCGGCGCCAGGGACGGCGGTagcggcgttggcgacggcgggagAACGCTCGAGGAGGTTGTGGATAACTGGGACGAGAACCAGGTGGATGactgggacgaggacgacggcgacggcgacattgGCGGAGTCAAGGGGAAGGATGTCGAGACGGGTGACATTGGCGACTCCAAGAAGCGGGCTGACTAGAGCTCCGTTTCGTCGAAAAGAGAGTGAAAGTGTGCGATACGATGGATGAGCATTGAGTTACGACTTTGGCGTTTGGGGAGGCCCCTTCATCCTAGCAGCGTCTTTTTTGtagtagaagaagaaaagcaacACTCTTTCTCCTGATCAATTCCGGGAGCATTGTCTTGTGTGATTCATAGTCTACTTACGATTGTCCATTTGTTCTGTGAATTGCCCGAGGTGTAAATATAAATAGAAGAAAAGATCTACGTTTTTTTATAGATGTCTTTTACCGGTGCCATGCCATTTCCTCTTCTCTAACAGATCAACACACATGTAAGTAAGTACTCCAAGCGAGCATCCCTCTCCGTGCCATTTTCCCAGTTCGGGTCTTCGAAACCTCGGAACCCGGAATCACGCAGCTCTACCACCCAAAACCCTCGTTGTGCCACACCACATCGCGGCCCGTCATGACCCACGTGCCAACGTACTCCCGCACCTCCCGGCCCATGGCGGCGGGCCCGCACACTAGCACGGCGACCCTCTCTTCGGCACCCTGCCTGAAGAAGTCGTCGACAATCTTGCGCAGGtctgggcgccggcggtAACGAGCGCTCGCGAAGCGGTTCTGCTTGCGGTCGTGGGGCATGGCGGTCATCTCCATCTCGCCGTCCGGGTTCGTCCCGGCCGGGAGACCAGCCATGGGCCCTGTCGAGTCCGAGTGGAGGGCGTCGCCGGTGAGGTAGATGTGTACGTTggggtcgtcgaggatgctCTGGGGGGCTTCGTTGGCCTCCACGGCCCAGGTCGCGTCGCTTGCGCCGCGGACGGCCCAGACGAATTCGACCTTGGCGTTGGGATTATCCTGGAGGATGGCCTGGTAGATTGGGACGGTGAAGGTCGCGCCCACACCGCCGGCCACGAGCAGCACGCGGTCGACGGCAGAGCCGGTGAGCGTGTCGAAGTGGAGGGACGCGGCACCATAAGGGCCTTCAATGCACAGCGggaccttgccgccgtcgacgccagcgCCCGCGTTTGCGAAGAGGCCCAGATGTTTGGTCAAAGGCCCGTCCAGTTGTCGAGCTACCAGGGTGAGACTGCCATTCTCTTCGTCGACGGAGGCGACGGTGAACGGGTTGAAGAGGAACTCGAACAGCATCGCCTTGGAGGATGGCTGGCCGGAACTGGATCGTGCTGCGGGAGGGACGCTGAGGTAGATGTGGGAGCCCGGGCGGTTCTGGAACGCATTGATCTTTTGCTGGGGGATCGAAGCCGAGACCTTGACCAAGTTCGTCCCTGGGATGGTTTCGAGCTTGgaggacgccgtcaccgtGCGCAAACGGCGGACGGTGAGGTCGATGAGgaaggcgatgatggcctttGCCATGAAGACCCGGGCCGATTTGGCGTGGAAGAAAACCAGGGGTGGGATTGCGAAGGCGCCGATGAGATGAGTGACGAAGAAGATTCGGTAGGAGAACctgcggacggcggcggcggcggtcgaggtcATCATGTTCATGGTCGCGAAAGCGACTacgccggcgaagacgacgggtGCGAAAAGGCGCTTCTGGACGATGCCCTTTTCAACGAAAAAGTTCATGTAGAAAACGGCGTGGAGCACGAGAAGGGAGA
The DNA window shown above is from Colletotrichum destructivum chromosome 2, complete sequence and carries:
- a CDS encoding Putative ferric reductase, NAD binding domain, ferric reductase transmembrane component-like protein, with translation MGWPYRFLDLSQDEVHIRRQTLDRYGGYALYSAFTPILLALIFRLWSYLSRRWQASAAYDAVPNSPVLKKRRQSWSGSWDARIRKAKWWLADDVYFMGQHWGQKDQWVFGLAWASWLLVLSVLETGNDYLHLTKRFGIIAASQIPFQYLLALKSFSPVAKVFRTSHEELNKWHRVLSRVTLSLLVLHAVFYMNFFVEKGIVQKRLFAPVVFAGVVAFATMNMMTSTAAAAVRRFSYRIFFVTHLIGAFAIPPLVFFHAKSARVFMAKAIIAFLIDLTVRRLRTVTASSKLETIPGTNLVKVSASIPQQKINAFQNRPGSHIYLSVPPAARSSSGQPSSKAMLFEFLFNPFTVASVDEENGSLTLVARQLDGPLTKHLGLFANAGAGVDGGKVPLCIEGPYGAASLHFDTLTGSAVDRVLLVAGGVGATFTVPIYQAILQDNPNAKVEFVWAVRGASDATWAVEANEAPQSILDDPNVHIYLTGDALHSDSTGPMAGLPAGTNPDGEMEMTAMPHDRKQNRFASARYRRRPDLRKIVDDFFRQGAEERVAVLVCGPAAMGREVREYVGTWVMTGRDVVWHNEGFGW